One genomic window of Elusimicrobiota bacterium includes the following:
- a CDS encoding J domain-containing protein — protein sequence MPQAPGSRLDRCEALFILGLDEAATPDQIRTAYRALCHQLHPDHFQDPSRRAETALAFLRVRDAYEYFKENGHQVRAEAGPAPEAGKPWEPDPEMEEWLRVLRARHRESRPFYGLQRWLLWCWLVAAVSAIVLAVVKSGSPVLDVWGWLSSISMCFLPLGMFTLWQDNSPEDMERMSRFLRRFGSPILLALLLGGLAALRDDHFTIFVGCCFAAFGFLTLMVTDWLSQF from the coding sequence ATGCCTCAAGCACCCGGAAGCCGGCTGGACCGCTGCGAGGCGTTGTTCATCCTCGGCCTCGACGAGGCCGCGACGCCGGACCAGATCCGGACCGCTTACCGGGCTCTCTGCCACCAGCTCCACCCGGACCACTTCCAGGATCCGTCAAGACGCGCCGAGACCGCGCTCGCTTTCCTGCGCGTCCGGGACGCCTACGAATACTTCAAGGAGAACGGGCACCAGGTCCGCGCTGAAGCCGGCCCTGCTCCCGAGGCCGGCAAGCCGTGGGAGCCCGACCCGGAGATGGAGGAATGGCTCCGCGTCCTGAGAGCGCGGCACCGGGAGAGCCGGCCCTTCTATGGCCTTCAGAGATGGCTTTTGTGGTGCTGGCTCGTGGCGGCGGTGAGCGCCATCGTCCTTGCGGTGGTGAAAAGCGGCTCCCCCGTGCTCGATGTTTGGGGCTGGCTGTCTTCGATCTCCATGTGCTTTCTTCCGTTGGGCATGTTCACGCTCTGGCAGGACAACAGCCCGGAGGATATGGAGCGCATGTCTCGATTCCTGCGCAGGTTCGGCTCGCCCATCCTGCTGGCCCTGCTCTTGGGCGGTCTCGCCGCGCTGAGAGACGACCATTTCACGATCTTCGTAGGCTGCTGCTTCGCCGCTTTTGGCTTCTTGACTCTGATGGTCACGGACTGGCTGTCTCAATTCTGA